Proteins from one Rosa chinensis cultivar Old Blush chromosome 7, RchiOBHm-V2, whole genome shotgun sequence genomic window:
- the LOC112175803 gene encoding peptide deformylase 1A, chloroplastic-like, which yields MVKVMRKAPGVGLAAPQIGVPLRIIVLEDTKEYISYAPKDEIKVQERRPFDLLVIINPKLQKKSNRTAVFFEGCLR from the exons ATGGTGAAGGTGATGAGGAAGGCTCCTGGGGTTGGTCTTGCTGCTCCACAGATTGGAGTTCCCTTAAGG ATAATAGTCTTGGAAGATACAAAGGAATATATTAGTTATGCACCCAAGGATGAGATTAAAGTTCAAGAGAGACGGCCTTTCGATCTTTTG GTGATTATTAACCCAAAGCTTCAAAAGAAGAGCAACAGGACTGCAGTATTCTTTGAAGGCTGCTTAAGGTGA